The following are from one region of the Nocardia terpenica genome:
- a CDS encoding PaaI family thioesterase — MSEQVEPVIDHGAVDEDRYDTHGGFPRVVEAEPGPRFGPFVEAMRTLQDLAVAVDCPDEVYGQALTRARELIDLLEPYRAPERVGPAGRAPRLPGRGSLLMPPWQTVAAGPEGVRMRGEFRRFHLGGNGAVHGGVLPLLFDDLFGSLVHYAGRPISRTAFLHVNYRKVTPLTTPLEVEGSIDRVEGRKTFVSARLRDESETILADCEGLMVQLLPWQP; from the coding sequence ATGAGTGAGCAGGTGGAACCCGTTATCGACCATGGCGCGGTCGACGAGGATCGCTACGACACGCACGGGGGTTTCCCGCGGGTCGTGGAGGCCGAGCCGGGGCCGCGGTTCGGGCCGTTCGTCGAGGCCATGCGCACGCTGCAGGATCTGGCGGTGGCGGTGGACTGCCCGGACGAGGTCTACGGGCAGGCGCTGACGCGGGCGCGGGAGCTGATCGACCTGCTCGAGCCGTATCGCGCGCCGGAACGGGTCGGCCCGGCCGGGCGGGCGCCGCGGCTGCCGGGCCGGGGCAGTCTGCTCATGCCGCCCTGGCAGACGGTGGCGGCGGGACCGGAGGGTGTGCGAATGCGCGGCGAGTTCCGGCGTTTTCATCTCGGCGGCAACGGGGCGGTGCACGGCGGTGTGCTGCCGCTGCTGTTCGACGATCTGTTCGGCTCGCTCGTGCACTATGCCGGACGTCCGATCAGCCGCACCGCGTTTCTGCATGTCAACTACCGCAAGGTGACTCCGCTGACCACTCCGCTCGAGGTCGAGGGCAGCATCGATCGGGTCGAGGGCCGCAAGACTTTCGTAAGCGCAAGGCTGCGAGACGAATCCGAAACGA